GAGCCGGCGCCCACGGTGCGGCCACCCTCACGGATGGCGAACCGCAGACCCTCGTCCATCGCGATCGGCGCGTGCAGCGTCACCGTCATCGTCGTGTTGTCACCCGGCATGCACATCTCGGTGCCCTCCGGCAACTCGATCGAG
This sequence is a window from Acidimicrobiales bacterium. Protein-coding genes within it:
- the tuf gene encoding elongation factor Tu (EF-Tu; promotes GTP-dependent binding of aminoacyl-tRNA to the A-site of ribosomes during protein biosynthesis; when the tRNA anticodon matches the mRNA codon, GTP hydrolysis results; the inactive EF-Tu-GDP leaves the ribosome and release of GDP is promoted by elongation factor Ts; many prokaryotes have two copies of the gene encoding EF-Tu) is translated as SIELPEGTEMCMPGDNTTMTVTLHAPIAMDEGLRFAIREGGRTVGAGSVTKILK